A single Pedobacter sp. PACM 27299 DNA region contains:
- a CDS encoding LCP family protein, whose protein sequence is MRTIVLSLFCVALGFFQLKAQDSTANRVDFMAPPATKKVVQLNRSDAALGISAKAIARQKSSQNPSVNIALFAVDRRTEAEAGNSDVVMVISIDQLSGKIKMSSIMRDTYVNIEGSGMNKLNAAFAIGGPQLAIKTLNQNFDLDIRDYMNVDFYSAAKIVDALGGVQIPVKTEELPYLNNYLNELSIYDKVPAIPLMQAGLQLLTGKQAVAYTRIRAVGHGDAQRTERQRLVLIAIFNQLKMKGKEIFPVFATEVLPNLETSMNNFTLFSFAGSILNSKNKTIAQARFPLDKDSKGTRINNIWYLTTDLKTTSNAIHQFIYKLPVPHTSTKN, encoded by the coding sequence ATGAGAACCATCGTCTTATCTCTATTCTGTGTCGCCCTCGGATTTTTCCAGCTGAAAGCACAAGACAGTACAGCCAATCGGGTTGACTTTATGGCTCCTCCTGCGACAAAAAAAGTAGTCCAGTTGAACCGCTCTGATGCGGCATTGGGAATTTCTGCAAAAGCTATAGCCAGACAAAAAAGCAGTCAGAACCCTTCGGTTAATATCGCCCTATTTGCAGTCGACCGACGTACCGAAGCAGAAGCTGGAAATTCAGATGTAGTGATGGTCATTTCTATTGATCAGCTCAGCGGGAAAATTAAAATGTCGTCCATCATGAGGGATACTTATGTGAATATCGAGGGTTCAGGCATGAATAAGCTCAATGCCGCCTTCGCCATTGGCGGTCCGCAGCTGGCTATTAAAACCCTGAATCAAAACTTCGATCTGGACATCAGAGATTATATGAATGTTGATTTTTACAGCGCAGCTAAGATTGTAGATGCCTTAGGGGGTGTCCAGATTCCAGTGAAAACTGAAGAGCTTCCTTACCTCAACAACTACCTGAATGAGCTGTCTATTTACGATAAAGTACCAGCCATACCATTGATGCAGGCGGGCTTACAATTACTGACTGGAAAGCAGGCCGTTGCCTATACCCGGATCCGTGCCGTTGGCCATGGTGATGCCCAAAGAACGGAGCGTCAACGTCTGGTACTCATCGCCATATTCAATCAATTGAAAATGAAGGGCAAGGAAATTTTTCCCGTTTTTGCCACAGAAGTCCTCCCTAATCTGGAAACTAGCATGAACAATTTCACACTTTTCAGCTTTGCCGGAAGTATTTTAAATTCTAAAAATAAAACGATAGCACAGGCCAGGTTTCCACTGGATAAGGATAGTAAAGGAACGAGAATTAATAACATCTGGTACTTGACTACAGATTTGAAAACCACCAGTAACGCAATACATCAATTTATTTATAAACTTCCGGTTCCCCATACTTCTACGAAAAACTAG
- a CDS encoding phage tail protein has product MDDYLGMIRAFAGNFVPRGFMPCNGQLIEIQQNTALYSLLGTAYGGDGQRTFGLPDLRGRAMIGTGQGPSLPTNHLLGEMIGAETIQISINNMPVHSHASATTAVLKVSDQKGNLSVPVAGNSIAAMVDINADPVAGYNSIAPNVEIAGPTVTTTIGNNGAGVPISICQPTLAITYLICTVGGFPSRN; this is encoded by the coding sequence ATGGATGACTATCTAGGAATGATCAGAGCTTTCGCTGGAAATTTTGTACCAAGAGGCTTTATGCCTTGCAACGGACAACTTATTGAAATTCAGCAAAATACCGCACTTTACTCACTTTTAGGAACCGCGTATGGCGGAGACGGACAGCGCACTTTTGGCCTTCCAGACCTCAGGGGCCGAGCTATGATTGGAACAGGGCAAGGACCATCATTACCGACCAATCACCTACTTGGTGAGATGATAGGTGCAGAAACTATCCAAATTTCGATCAACAACATGCCTGTACACAGCCATGCCTCAGCTACTACAGCTGTATTAAAAGTAAGTGACCAAAAAGGGAATTTAAGCGTTCCTGTGGCAGGGAATTCAATCGCAGCAATGGTAGATATCAATGCAGATCCTGTAGCTGGTTACAATTCCATTGCACCAAATGTTGAAATTGCGGGTCCTACCGTAACTACAACAATAGGAAATAATGGTGCCGGTGTGCCAATCTCTATATGTCAGCCTACACTTGCCATCACTTACCTCATTTGCACTGTGGGTGGATTCCCTAGCAGAAACTAA
- a CDS encoding MBG domain-containing protein yields the protein MKRITQNITVLMLFSLFCFFAKSSFAQTTLVPGDLAIIGVNNKGTSVNLAVVALRNIAANTVIKFTDKGWQGASLAFVTSVADGTIALTTGTINAGTVFTFTINGGPAPSVSVSPNIGSIAIDAGWTNLNIATAAGDSWLIYTGTEALPSFIYGLANWSTLNPGGSPPDQYGWARPDGIISASVSSLPDNLKLGNFQCNLAGANAKIYRAYSSTLIGSKASILANIVNIANWDFRTVVPAFELTPGTAGGAFSTAQPIFKLGSIPIDVTATPSTGTKVTGSTIAITVNFSDNVIVTGTPRIKLNSGASAYATYTSGNNSQDLIFTYTIAAGESSTDLDYSSVNALELNGGTLKDPQNEDADLTLPAPGATGSLGANAAIVVDAVNPTVSSVNTTIANGSYTTGKVLPVTVNFSEPVTVTGTPTLLLNTSSTPLNYLSGSGTSTITFEYTVLAAQSTAALNYVNTTALALNAGTIKDAAGNDATLTLPNPTIGLTGPLGKASIIIDTTSPTVSSVSGTSGTYNIASNVPISINFSEVINVTGSPLLALNVSPAGFASYVSGTGTSTLTFNYQVAGGQSSPDLDYTGTNALSLNGGTIKDAAGNNANITLASPGTVGSLGASSNIVLNGLRPTVLSIVREGGAAALTKNTSVNYTVTFSEAVSNVDITDFTLTSTGSLTAPIILIFNGSGTTYTLAVSTGPGNGTLRLNLRSAGTGIVSLATGNAISGGYTSGQTYTIDTTVPTIPALTIRSNNSNTALARTGDQVSLNIDASEALSLITVTMNGHPVTAVNQVSNSYTADYTVTSSDPEGPVTFTIDYSDLAGNVGSQVTATTNASKVVVDNLPTTITSVSTTATDGPHGVGTVLPLSLTFSEPVTVTGTPQLALNTGVGAVATYSGGSGTAVLNFNYTVLSGQSNPALDFTSTTALSLNGGTINDLNTSPALLTLPTPGAVGSLANGRSIVINGIAPTVLSIVRKTPVTELTNVNTVQYTVTFSEPVTGVDQLDFQISTGSTPLSSINAIEGSGAIYTVTVGTGSGNGTVAINLNSSGTGIANLVLNPILTGFGPSQSYTIDKVLPTITSASINSNHNGNGSIAIAGETITLNFSTSEQIGTPTVTISGNPATLANPSGNNWVATYTMLATDNDGQILFNITYADLAGNAGLPRTTTTNSSAVLYDKTPPTIPASLTFISNVSGQPAYAKVGSVVTLSFTSSEDLSNPLVTIAGIFVATTKVGSTYLATYTVPNLATNGVIPFTIDFEDVAGNLGIQVTNVSTGKNVTIDTTVPLISNVSIASNNPNPALAKPGDQVSLTFTASESVTATVLIDGLPATTLINNGNNVYTATKILSALNTEGVLTFNIVTIDLAGNQSLTVTNTNNASSVTFDKTLPIAPNFLGVTAGDQQNVMIWFLNSDYAKYELIGGNTGPLGNNVLTTVLAADATNPMTFTQTGLTNFQTYSYALRVYDAAGNQASSSTVTGIPLNSQTITFNQPEPAEYGSSFTITATSSSGLPVTLTSNEPALATISGNTVTVVGVNNLQSVSIIATQPGNASYTYAPAVIRVLQINRKPVTVTATAQAKTFGDLEPALTSPTISPALIGSDVSLGSLARVAGENAGTYEIQQNTFSLDQYKYAINYVPANFTINKKPLSVVPRAEYITLYNSPDPETLEYDISPVISGLPVTGALERVPGTAVGYYPFTLGTLSAGPNYALNLAPGGAVRITPLAISITPQPSSKQFGDPDPVINYSFNPALKIGDTFIGALGRSSGETPNNYPINIGTLAVNSNYTLSLAPGITNFTIQPKVINIVANAGQGKVYGDLDGIITYTSSPALLNGDSFSGAMGRTTGSAVGNYAIGIGSLAVSNPQNYTLQLAAENYAITKKTIQVAATAVSQVYGDADPASLPYTLSTPLANGDVFTGKLGRTAGTNVGSYPINLGDLTLSTTNYDLSFTPANLSITPKAIAITAVSNTKTYGDADPIFGYTSSSALINGDVFTGQLGRVAGENVGSYDLSLGDLVVSNNYTLAFNPGATLQIGKKDIAVLAEAKSKVYGDTDPELTYTSTPALINGDAFTGALSRAAGEDVNTYVIGKGDLALSANYNLNYTPANLTIGLKTINVTAIAKSKVYGDADPILDYNFTPALKTGDAFTGALSRAVGENVNTYVIGKGDLALSANYTLNYTPANLTIGLKTINVTAIAKSKVYGAADPALDYNFTPALKSGDAFTGALSRAAGENVNTYVIGKGDLALNSNYTLNYTPANFTIGSETIHVTAKAKTKIYGEADPAFDYNFTPALKIGDTFTGTLTRLTGDHVGNYAIGQGGLTLSSNYILAYTPANLSIAPKAISVQVDPIRKTYGTVDPPLTYTVNPVLESGDVFTGILSRSPGENKGNYVISKGTLAASTDYAVTLTEGPFLIDPAPLTVTADSQTKFVGTANPVFTGQFTGFVNGDNESVLTSKGTFTSVATISSPIGTYPIVPSGATGMNYQITNVNGVLTVKAGAPTNILLTAAALYENQIAGTKAGVLSSTADDPQATFTYSLATGSGDTDNAAFRISGDQLLTAASLDYETKKVYSVNVRSTTQHGFSLDKTFSINLSDVNEIPTLDVMASKTICYTTSTQTIDLTGISAGPESGQNTTITASGSNAALLQSLTVAPSSGGKALLSYRVKNGASGTSTITVTVKDDGGTNNGGVDTYSRTFVLTVNPLPVIAINANIGRNNNSSSTDVSKGETLVLTASGGSSYVWAVHNSIVSGQTSASLTVRPRETTTYTVTATNASGCSEQKSFTVNVLDDLVTIKATNILTPNGDGYNDKWIIENIDFYPNNEVKIFDKSGRMVYGKRSYDNSWDGMLNGMPLSEGTYYYVIDFGKDRQKFKGFITIVREN from the coding sequence ATGAAAAGGATAACACAAAACATAACGGTACTGATGCTGTTTTCTTTATTTTGCTTTTTCGCAAAATCAAGTTTTGCACAAACCACATTGGTACCCGGTGATTTAGCCATCATCGGGGTCAATAACAAAGGAACATCTGTAAATCTAGCAGTAGTTGCCTTAAGAAATATCGCAGCCAATACTGTCATCAAATTTACTGATAAGGGATGGCAAGGTGCTAGTCTGGCTTTTGTTACTAGTGTTGCAGATGGAACCATCGCCTTGACCACCGGAACAATTAACGCAGGAACAGTTTTCACTTTTACCATTAATGGCGGCCCTGCACCATCAGTGTCAGTATCTCCAAACATAGGAAGCATTGCAATTGATGCTGGCTGGACAAATCTTAACATAGCAACTGCTGCAGGAGATTCCTGGCTGATCTATACCGGTACTGAGGCATTGCCTTCTTTTATCTATGGCCTGGCCAACTGGTCAACACTAAACCCAGGAGGCAGTCCTCCAGACCAATACGGCTGGGCGCGTCCCGATGGAATCATCTCCGCTTCAGTTTCCTCTCTACCAGATAACTTAAAACTAGGTAATTTTCAATGTAATTTAGCTGGAGCAAACGCTAAAATCTACCGCGCTTATTCAAGTACATTAATAGGCTCAAAAGCCAGTATTTTAGCAAATATTGTAAATATCGCTAACTGGGATTTTAGGACTGTTGTTCCAGCTTTCGAATTAACCCCAGGTACAGCAGGTGGAGCCTTTTCTACTGCTCAGCCAATTTTCAAACTTGGAAGTATACCTATCGATGTAACCGCTACTCCCTCAACAGGAACCAAAGTTACAGGTTCAACAATTGCGATCACCGTTAATTTCAGTGACAATGTAATTGTGACTGGAACCCCCCGAATTAAACTCAACTCAGGCGCCAGTGCCTATGCTACTTATACCTCAGGAAATAACAGCCAAGACCTTATTTTCACCTATACCATAGCTGCTGGAGAAAGCAGTACTGACCTTGATTATAGCAGCGTAAACGCTCTTGAACTCAATGGTGGAACCCTTAAAGATCCACAAAATGAAGATGCGGACCTCACATTGCCTGCCCCAGGTGCAACAGGTTCTCTAGGAGCCAACGCCGCTATTGTAGTAGACGCTGTTAATCCCACTGTCAGCAGTGTAAATACGACCATTGCGAATGGGAGTTATACCACCGGAAAGGTCCTTCCTGTAACTGTGAACTTCTCTGAACCTGTAACGGTAACGGGTACACCAACACTGCTTTTAAATACGAGCAGCACCCCGCTCAATTACCTATCAGGCAGCGGAACTTCAACTATAACATTTGAGTATACCGTATTGGCAGCGCAAAGTACTGCCGCACTAAATTATGTAAATACAACCGCCCTTGCTTTAAACGCCGGAACCATCAAAGATGCTGCGGGAAATGATGCAACACTTACACTCCCTAACCCTACAATCGGTCTAACTGGACCTTTAGGCAAAGCCAGCATCATCATAGACACCACCAGTCCAACTGTAAGCAGCGTAAGCGGCACAAGCGGCACCTATAATATCGCATCAAACGTACCGATCAGCATAAATTTTTCAGAAGTAATCAATGTTACGGGCAGCCCTCTGCTGGCCTTGAATGTAAGTCCTGCCGGATTTGCATCTTATGTGAGTGGAACTGGTACATCCACCTTGACTTTCAATTATCAGGTAGCTGGAGGTCAAAGCAGCCCTGATTTGGATTATACCGGAACCAATGCCCTTTCTTTAAATGGAGGTACCATTAAAGATGCTGCAGGAAACAATGCGAACATAACACTGGCAAGTCCTGGCACAGTAGGCTCTCTGGGCGCAAGCTCCAACATAGTCCTGAATGGCCTTCGCCCAACAGTACTTAGTATTGTTAGAGAAGGCGGCGCTGCTGCACTCACCAAAAACACCTCAGTGAATTATACGGTTACCTTTTCAGAAGCAGTATCCAACGTAGATATAACCGATTTCACGCTTACTTCCACAGGTAGCTTGACCGCTCCAATTATATTAATTTTCAATGGATCTGGCACGACCTATACCCTAGCCGTAAGCACAGGGCCTGGAAATGGCACCTTGCGCCTGAATTTAAGGAGTGCAGGAACAGGAATTGTCAGCCTGGCTACCGGGAATGCAATCTCAGGTGGCTATACCTCAGGTCAAACCTATACGATTGACACCACAGTTCCTACCATCCCAGCACTAACGATCCGTTCAAACAACAGCAACACCGCTTTAGCGAGAACAGGCGATCAAGTTAGCTTAAATATAGACGCTTCTGAAGCTTTAAGCTTAATTACCGTGACCATGAATGGACATCCAGTGACCGCTGTTAACCAAGTTAGTAATTCTTATACTGCAGATTACACGGTGACTTCGAGCGATCCAGAAGGTCCAGTTACCTTTACCATTGATTACAGCGACTTAGCTGGAAATGTGGGCAGCCAGGTGACCGCAACCACGAATGCCAGCAAAGTTGTAGTAGATAATTTACCAACCACAATTACTTCAGTGAGCACGACCGCAACAGATGGTCCTCATGGAGTTGGGACAGTTCTACCTCTCTCATTGACTTTCTCAGAGCCTGTTACCGTAACCGGAACACCACAGCTCGCCTTAAATACGGGTGTTGGCGCGGTTGCAACTTACTCAGGTGGTAGTGGAACGGCTGTCCTGAATTTCAATTACACGGTACTTTCAGGTCAAAGCAATCCAGCACTAGATTTTACCAGTACCACTGCATTGAGCTTAAACGGAGGAACGATTAATGACCTGAATACCAGCCCAGCTCTACTTACCCTTCCTACTCCAGGAGCAGTGGGTTCTCTAGCAAATGGCAGAAGTATCGTCATTAACGGAATTGCCCCAACAGTATTGAGTATCGTCAGAAAAACCCCGGTTACTGAACTTACCAATGTCAATACTGTGCAGTATACCGTTACCTTTAGTGAACCAGTAACCGGAGTTGATCAATTAGATTTTCAAATCAGCACTGGCTCCACACCATTATCTTCCATTAACGCTATTGAAGGATCAGGAGCAATCTATACGGTTACCGTAGGAACTGGAAGTGGAAATGGTACAGTTGCCATTAACTTAAATTCCAGCGGTACAGGAATTGCCAACCTGGTTCTAAACCCTATTCTGACAGGGTTTGGACCAAGTCAATCTTATACTATTGACAAAGTTTTACCAACGATTACTTCCGCTAGTATAAATTCTAATCATAATGGGAATGGCAGTATCGCAATCGCCGGTGAGACCATTACGCTCAATTTCAGCACTTCCGAACAAATTGGTACACCTACAGTCACCATCAGTGGAAATCCAGCAACACTTGCAAATCCGTCAGGGAACAATTGGGTAGCCACCTATACTATGTTGGCTACAGACAACGATGGACAGATTCTTTTCAATATCACTTATGCTGATCTTGCGGGAAATGCAGGCTTACCTAGAACCACAACCACAAATTCTTCTGCAGTTCTCTATGATAAAACACCACCAACAATTCCTGCTTCATTAACTTTTATTTCTAACGTTTCTGGACAGCCAGCTTATGCAAAAGTCGGATCAGTTGTTACACTATCATTTACATCTAGTGAAGATTTAAGTAACCCTCTGGTTACGATAGCCGGAATTTTCGTGGCCACAACAAAAGTTGGCAGTACCTATTTGGCCACTTATACGGTACCAAACCTGGCTACAAACGGAGTTATTCCTTTTACCATCGACTTCGAGGATGTTGCTGGAAATTTAGGAATACAGGTGACAAATGTGAGCACTGGTAAAAACGTAACTATCGACACCACGGTCCCATTGATCAGTAATGTAAGCATCGCTAGTAACAACCCAAACCCTGCTTTGGCGAAACCTGGAGACCAGGTCAGCTTAACCTTTACTGCATCTGAATCCGTAACTGCGACAGTGCTAATTGATGGTTTGCCAGCAACGACCCTAATCAATAACGGGAACAACGTATATACTGCTACAAAAATCCTGAGCGCTTTAAACACGGAGGGAGTACTGACCTTTAATATCGTAACTATTGATTTAGCAGGAAACCAGAGTCTGACAGTCACCAATACTAACAATGCATCAAGCGTTACTTTTGATAAAACCCTACCTATTGCGCCTAACTTCTTAGGAGTAACTGCTGGAGATCAGCAAAATGTAATGATTTGGTTTTTAAATTCTGACTATGCGAAATATGAGCTGATAGGCGGTAATACTGGTCCTTTGGGAAATAATGTCCTGACTACAGTTCTTGCCGCTGATGCGACGAACCCAATGACCTTCACGCAGACAGGTCTGACAAATTTCCAAACCTATTCCTATGCACTTCGCGTGTATGATGCCGCTGGGAATCAGGCCAGCAGCTCCACTGTCACTGGAATCCCTTTAAATAGCCAAACCATTACTTTTAATCAGCCTGAACCGGCAGAGTACGGCAGTTCATTTACGATTACCGCCACTAGTAGTTCTGGTTTACCCGTTACTTTAACCTCCAACGAACCTGCACTCGCTACGATTTCAGGAAATACAGTAACTGTTGTAGGTGTAAACAACCTACAATCAGTTTCTATCATTGCCACCCAACCTGGAAATGCAAGTTATACTTATGCCCCAGCAGTCATCCGAGTATTACAAATCAATCGAAAACCAGTTACAGTAACAGCTACTGCTCAGGCGAAAACCTTTGGAGATTTGGAGCCTGCTTTAACTAGCCCTACCATTAGTCCGGCACTGATAGGAAGTGATGTCAGCTTAGGATCCTTAGCCAGGGTAGCTGGAGAAAATGCAGGAACTTATGAAATCCAGCAAAATACTTTCAGCTTAGATCAGTATAAATATGCGATTAATTATGTGCCTGCCAATTTCACCATCAACAAGAAACCATTAAGTGTAGTCCCAAGAGCGGAGTATATCACCTTATACAACAGCCCCGATCCGGAGACACTGGAATACGACATCAGCCCTGTCATATCTGGTCTTCCAGTCACAGGAGCTTTAGAAAGGGTTCCGGGTACAGCTGTTGGATATTATCCATTTACATTGGGAACACTATCGGCAGGACCAAACTATGCACTGAACTTAGCTCCAGGAGGCGCAGTAAGGATCACTCCTTTAGCGATCAGCATTACGCCACAACCTAGCAGTAAACAATTTGGTGATCCAGATCCTGTCATAAATTATTCCTTTAATCCTGCACTTAAAATAGGTGATACCTTTATTGGAGCATTAGGAAGAAGCTCAGGAGAAACGCCAAATAATTATCCGATCAACATTGGAACATTGGCTGTAAATAGTAACTATACCTTGAGTTTAGCCCCAGGCATTACTAATTTTACCATCCAACCGAAAGTCATCAACATTGTTGCAAACGCCGGACAAGGAAAAGTTTATGGTGATTTAGATGGCATCATCACTTATACCTCCAGTCCAGCTTTATTAAATGGGGATAGTTTCAGCGGTGCTATGGGTAGAACTACAGGTTCGGCAGTTGGCAATTATGCCATTGGAATCGGTAGCCTGGCAGTTAGTAACCCGCAAAATTACACCTTGCAGTTAGCTGCTGAAAATTATGCCATTACCAAAAAAACAATTCAGGTAGCTGCTACGGCAGTAAGCCAGGTTTATGGTGATGCAGACCCGGCATCATTACCTTATACGTTATCGACTCCTTTAGCAAATGGAGATGTGTTTACAGGAAAGCTAGGCAGAACTGCAGGAACTAACGTAGGCAGCTATCCTATTAACTTAGGAGATCTAACTTTAAGCACTACAAATTACGACCTGTCATTTACGCCTGCCAACCTGAGTATTACACCGAAAGCCATTGCAATTACTGCGGTAAGTAACACCAAAACTTATGGTGATGCTGATCCAATATTTGGTTATACCAGCAGTTCGGCATTAATCAACGGAGACGTGTTTACTGGTCAATTGGGTAGAGTTGCCGGAGAAAATGTAGGCAGTTATGACTTGTCGCTAGGCGATCTAGTAGTCAGTAACAACTACACCTTGGCCTTTAACCCTGGTGCTACGCTGCAGATCGGCAAAAAAGACATTGCCGTGCTTGCCGAAGCAAAATCTAAAGTTTACGGCGATACTGATCCTGAACTGACTTACACTTCGACTCCGGCATTGATCAATGGTGATGCCTTTACAGGTGCGCTATCCCGTGCAGCTGGTGAAGATGTCAACACCTATGTGATCGGAAAAGGAGATCTTGCTTTAAGTGCAAACTATAACCTAAATTATACACCCGCTAATTTAACCATAGGCTTAAAAACCATTAACGTAACTGCGATCGCGAAAAGCAAAGTGTACGGCGATGCAGACCCGATATTGGATTACAACTTTACACCTGCATTAAAAACTGGTGATGCCTTTACTGGTGCACTATCCCGAGCAGTCGGTGAAAATGTCAATACCTATGTGATCGGAAAAGGAGATCTTGCTTTAAGTGCAAACTATACCCTAAATTATACGCCTGCTAATTTAACCATAGGCTTAAAAACCATTAATGTAACTGCGATCGCGAAAAGCAAAGTATATGGAGCAGCAGATCCGGCATTGGATTACAACTTTACACCGGCATTAAAATCTGGTGATGCCTTTACTGGTGCACTATCCCGTGCAGCTGGTGAAAATGTCAACACCTATGTGATCGGAAAAGGAGATCTTGCTTTAAATTCAAACTATACCTTGAATTATACGCCTGCCAATTTCACCATCGGCTCGGAAACTATTCATGTTACCGCGAAAGCAAAAACTAAAATTTACGGCGAGGCAGACCCGGCATTCGACTATAATTTTACCCCAGCCTTAAAAATCGGTGATACCTTTACTGGTACATTAACTCGCCTAACGGGTGATCATGTGGGGAACTATGCAATCGGACAAGGTGGACTCACGCTAAGTTCGAACTACATCCTTGCTTATACCCCTGCCAACCTTTCTATTGCCCCTAAAGCAATTTCGGTTCAGGTTGACCCGATCAGGAAAACTTATGGCACTGTAGATCCGCCGCTGACTTACACCGTCAACCCAGTATTGGAAAGTGGTGATGTATTTACAGGTATCCTCAGTAGAAGTCCAGGAGAAAATAAAGGAAACTATGTAATTTCTAAAGGAACTTTAGCTGCAAGTACCGATTATGCAGTTACCCTTACCGAAGGCCCGTTCCTGATTGACCCTGCTCCTTTAACCGTTACTGCAGATTCGCAAACGAAATTTGTAGGCACTGCAAATCCAGTGTTTACCGGTCAGTTTACTGGTTTTGTAAATGGCGATAATGAGTCCGTATTGACCAGCAAAGGAACATTTACATCTGTGGCCACCATTAGCAGTCCGATTGGAACCTATCCGATTGTGCCTTCAGGCGCAACAGGAATGAACTATCAGATTACAAATGTAAATGGGGTACTGACCGTAAAAGCAGGTGCACCAACAAATATACTACTTACTGCAGCTGCGCTTTATGAAAATCAGATTGCAGGAACTAAAGCAGGTGTATTGAGCAGTACTGCTGATGATCCGCAGGCTACCTTTACTTATAGTCTGGCGACTGGAAGCGGTGACACAGACAATGCAGCTTTCCGCATCTCCGGTGATCAGCTGTTAACCGCAGCAAGCCTGGATTATGAAACTAAGAAAGTGTACAGTGTAAACGTAAGAAGTACGACACAGCATGGTTTCTCTCTCGACAAAACCTTCAGCATCAACCTGAGTGATGTCAATGAAATCCCTACACTGGATGTGATGGCCAGCAAAACGATTTGTTATACCACCAGCACACAAACTATTGATTTAACAGGCATCAGTGCTGGTCCGGAATCTGGACAAAACACGACCATTACCGCATCCGGTAGTAATGCTGCATTGTTACAAAGTTTAACAGTAGCACCTAGTTCTGGCGGCAAAGCGCTCCTCAGCTACCGTGTTAAAAATGGCGCTTCAGGTACCAGCACGATCACCGTTACCGTAAAAGACGATGGCGGAACAAACAATGGTGGTGTAGATACTTATAGCAGAACGTTTGTATTGACTGTAAATCCACTTCCTGTCATTGCGATTAATGCCAACATTGGCAGGAACAACAATAGCAGCAGCACGGATGTCAGCAAAGGTGAAACCCTGGTATTAACCGCCAGCGGTGGCAGCAGCTATGTTTGGGCAGTTCACAATAGCATTGTGAGCGGTCAGACGAGTGCCAGCCTTACAGTTAGACCTAGAGAAACGACCACTTACACGGTTACCGCGACCAATGCCAGTGGTTGTTCGGAGCAGAAAAGCTTTACCGTAAATGTGCTGGATGACCTGGTGACCATCAAAGCCACCAACATTTTAACGCCAAATGGTGATGGTTACAACGACAAATGGATCATTGAGAACATTGACTTCTATCCTAATAATGAGGTGAAAATCTTCGATAAATCAGGGAGAATGGTTTATGGTAAAAGGAGCTATGACAACAGCTGGGACGGAATGCTGAATGGCATGCCGCTGTCTGAGGGCACCTATTATTATGTCATCGACTTTGGTAAAGACAGACAGAAATTCAAAGGATTTATCACCATTGTAAGAGAGAACTAA